A genomic window from Thiomonas arsenitoxydans includes:
- a CDS encoding glycine betaine ABC transporter substrate-binding protein has protein sequence MQRRQFLSLGAVAAATAVTGMPAFAADKAPVSMTYVASWPSSNITTHIAARIIQKKLGYPTHLTSTDAGPMWAAVASGRADAMLTAWLPTTHQVYWDKYKKDVVDLGAITEGTWLGLAVPKYVPINTIAELETHHAKFKNRITGIEAGAGIMINTQKAIKAYDLKDMELLTSSTAAMQAQLKRAVERKDWIVVTAWKPLGIWAQFPLKTLEDPKHIYGVSGHIDAIINPKLEKSAPRVVQFLRDFKLPLDDIQAMMVELNGGKSMPEVTAQWISAHQAQVDGWTKA, from the coding sequence ATGCAACGACGTCAATTCCTCTCACTCGGCGCCGTGGCGGCCGCCACGGCCGTCACCGGCATGCCCGCTTTCGCCGCCGACAAGGCCCCGGTCAGCATGACCTATGTCGCCTCTTGGCCGAGCAGCAACATCACCACCCACATCGCGGCGCGCATCATTCAGAAAAAGCTGGGCTACCCCACTCATCTGACCTCGACCGATGCCGGGCCGATGTGGGCTGCTGTGGCCTCAGGCCGTGCCGACGCCATGCTCACCGCCTGGCTGCCCACCACCCATCAGGTGTATTGGGACAAGTACAAAAAAGACGTGGTCGATCTGGGCGCCATCACCGAAGGCACCTGGCTGGGCTTGGCCGTGCCGAAGTATGTGCCCATCAACACCATCGCCGAACTCGAAACGCATCACGCCAAGTTCAAGAACCGCATCACGGGCATCGAGGCCGGGGCGGGCATCATGATCAACACCCAGAAGGCGATCAAGGCCTACGACCTCAAAGACATGGAACTGCTGACCAGCTCGACCGCGGCCATGCAGGCCCAGCTCAAGCGAGCGGTGGAGCGCAAGGACTGGATCGTGGTCACCGCCTGGAAACCGCTGGGCATCTGGGCGCAATTCCCGCTCAAGACGCTGGAAGACCCGAAGCACATCTACGGCGTGAGCGGCCATATCGACGCCATCATCAACCCCAAGCTGGAAAAAAGCGCACCCCGCGTGGTGCAGTTCCTGCGCGACTTCAAGCTGCCGCTGGACGACATTCAGGCCATGATGGTCGAACTCAATGGCGGCAAGAGCATGCCCGAAGTGACCGCCCAGTGGATCAGCGCACATCAGGCACAGGTCGACGGCTGGACCAAAGCCTGA
- the rimI gene encoding ribosomal protein S18-alanine N-acetyltransferase encodes MNARLRPHDSSGAIAPAGQSAHALRPMTPADLDAVAQIENTVYDFPWSRGNFADSLTAQYHAQVLTDETDTVRGYFVAMPGVEEMHLLNISVDPAVQGQGLSLLMLDAVVLLSRADGAYLLWLEVRPSNTHAVRIYERYGFYPIARRRDYYPSVDTQGRASREDALVMSAKVDDLLQRRGLRPA; translated from the coding sequence ATGAACGCCCGGCTGCGTCCGCACGACTCGTCTGGCGCCATTGCCCCGGCTGGTCAGTCGGCGCACGCCCTGCGACCGATGACCCCTGCCGACCTCGACGCCGTGGCGCAGATCGAAAACACGGTGTACGACTTTCCCTGGAGCCGGGGCAACTTCGCCGACTCCCTCACCGCGCAATATCACGCGCAGGTGCTCACCGACGAGACCGACACCGTGCGCGGCTATTTCGTGGCCATGCCCGGCGTGGAAGAAATGCATCTGCTCAATATCTCGGTCGATCCCGCGGTGCAGGGCCAGGGTTTGAGCCTGCTGATGCTCGATGCCGTGGTTTTGCTCAGCCGGGCCGATGGCGCCTACCTGCTCTGGCTGGAAGTGCGTCCGAGCAATACCCACGCCGTACGCATTTACGAGCGCTACGGCTTCTACCCCATCGCCCGCCGACGCGACTATTACCCCTCGGTCGATACGCAAGGCCGCGCCAGCCGGGAAGACGCCCTGGTGATGTCCGCGAAGGTGGACGATCTGCTGCAACGCCGCGGCCTGCGTCCGGCCTGA
- a CDS encoding ABC transporter permease, producing the protein MTFGQPIPIGDWVSNGVNNLTDRYAAAFDSITHAVHFLISGLQTGLAWIPVPVFIALVAVLALAAMGWKRPGGWSLAIFSVLGLGLVWNLGYWDDLIKTLALVLAAEVLVILIGVPTGILSAKSRLLEKTLRPVLDIMQTMPAFVYLVPAVIFFGLGLVPGVISTTIFALPPLIRLTTLGIRQVPHELVEATQSFGATWWQLLTKVQIPSALPSIMAGVNQSIMLGLSMVVISAMIGAGGLGNVVLEGITQLDVGKGFVGGLCVVILAIILDRLTQSLGRLNKEKH; encoded by the coding sequence ATGACATTTGGACAACCGATTCCCATTGGCGACTGGGTCAGCAACGGCGTCAACAACCTGACCGACCGTTACGCGGCCGCCTTCGACTCCATCACCCACGCCGTCCACTTTCTCATCTCCGGACTGCAGACCGGACTGGCCTGGATACCCGTGCCGGTCTTCATCGCGCTGGTGGCCGTACTCGCTCTGGCTGCCATGGGATGGAAACGTCCTGGCGGCTGGTCTCTGGCGATTTTCAGCGTTCTGGGGCTGGGTCTGGTGTGGAACCTCGGCTACTGGGACGATCTGATCAAGACCCTGGCGCTGGTGCTGGCCGCCGAGGTGCTGGTCATCCTCATCGGCGTGCCCACCGGCATTCTGAGCGCCAAAAGCCGGCTGCTTGAAAAGACGCTGCGGCCCGTGCTCGACATCATGCAGACCATGCCGGCCTTCGTATACCTGGTGCCTGCCGTCATCTTCTTCGGTCTGGGACTGGTGCCCGGGGTAATCTCCACCACCATCTTCGCGTTGCCGCCCCTCATCCGCCTGACCACGCTGGGCATCCGGCAGGTTCCGCACGAACTGGTCGAAGCCACGCAGTCTTTCGGCGCCACCTGGTGGCAACTGCTCACCAAGGTCCAGATTCCCTCGGCTCTTCCGTCCATCATGGCCGGGGTCAATCAAAGCATCATGCTCGGCCTTTCGATGGTGGTCATCTCCGCGATGATCGGCGCGGGTGGCCTGGGCAATGTGGTGCTCGAAGGCATCACGCAACTCGACGTCGGCAAAGGTTTTGTCGGCGGCCTGTGCGTGGTGATTCTGGCGATCATTCTCGATCGCCTGACCCAGTCCCTGGGTCGTCTCAACAAGGAGAAACACTAA
- a CDS encoding pyrimidine 5'-nucleotidase, producing MPFSSPQNRPQTVWLLDLDNTLHDASWRVFPLMNAEMTAFIERHLGVEREEANRIRAHFWQRYGATLLGLMHEHGVDAAQFLRETHDFPHLPRMLRCDGSERAALARLPGRKLVLTNAPRNYARRVLKTLKLWPLVDGLIAVEDMWMFHKLRPKPDARMLRHVLARHRLRPAQCVLVEDTPGHLQAARRIGLRGAWMVRYARRAARARRDLPMERTGLHGRPDFVAARIRSLNELRRLV from the coding sequence ATGCCGTTTTCATCCCCGCAGAACCGCCCACAGACCGTCTGGCTGCTCGATCTCGACAACACCCTGCACGACGCCTCGTGGCGCGTGTTTCCGCTGATGAATGCGGAGATGACGGCCTTCATCGAACGCCATCTGGGCGTGGAGCGAGAGGAAGCCAATCGCATTCGCGCCCATTTCTGGCAACGCTACGGCGCCACGCTGCTGGGCCTGATGCACGAGCACGGCGTGGACGCCGCGCAATTTCTGCGCGAGACGCACGACTTTCCCCATCTGCCGCGCATGCTGCGCTGCGACGGCAGCGAGCGCGCGGCGCTGGCGCGTCTGCCGGGTCGCAAGCTGGTGCTCACCAATGCCCCGCGCAACTATGCCCGCCGGGTGCTGAAAACACTCAAACTCTGGCCGCTGGTCGACGGCTTGATCGCGGTTGAAGACATGTGGATGTTCCACAAACTGCGCCCCAAGCCGGACGCGCGCATGCTGCGCCATGTGCTCGCCCGCCACCGACTCAGGCCCGCGCAATGCGTGCTGGTCGAAGACACGCCCGGGCATTTGCAAGCCGCCCGTCGCATCGGCCTGCGCGGCGCGTGGATGGTGCGCTACGCCCGCCGCGCCGCGCGAGCAAGGCGCGATCTGCCCATGGAACGCACCGGCCTGCACGGACGGCCGGATTTCGTCGCCGCGCGTATCCGCAGCCTGAATGAACTCAGGCGGCTGGTTTGA
- the argH gene encoding argininosuccinate lyase produces the protein MHDQFEHKQQAWSARFSEPVSALVQRYTASVDFDQRLALFDIAGSIAHATMLTEQGILNADDLAAIERGMAQIRTEIDSGAFEWKLELEDVHLNIEARLTQLAGDAGKRLHTGRSRNDQVATDIRLWLRDSIDQSIAQLRALQRALVQLAAQHADTIMPGFTHLQVAQPVSFGHHLLAYVEMFGRDAERLRDCRARVNRLPLGAAALAGTTFPIDRPRVAELLGFDGVCQNSLDAVSDRDFAIEYNAACALIMVHISRFSEELVLWMSPAFGFIDLADRFCTGSSIMPQKKNPDVPELARGKTGRVTGHLMSLLMLMKGQPLAYNKDNQEDKEPLFDTADTVIDTLRIFTDMVGGIRVKAEAMERTALQGYSTATDLADYLVKKGLPFRDAHETVAKAVRFAVERGIGLEDISLNDLRSFSPLIGEDAPEALKLQGSLAARDHLGGTAPNQVRAQVARWQAALGDA, from the coding sequence ATGCACGATCAATTCGAACACAAGCAGCAAGCCTGGTCCGCGCGTTTTTCCGAGCCGGTCAGCGCTCTGGTGCAGCGCTACACCGCCTCGGTGGATTTCGACCAGCGGCTGGCGCTGTTCGACATCGCAGGATCGATCGCGCATGCCACCATGCTGACCGAGCAAGGCATTCTCAACGCGGACGACCTCGCCGCCATCGAGCGCGGCATGGCGCAAATCCGTACCGAAATCGACTCTGGCGCGTTCGAGTGGAAGCTCGAACTCGAAGACGTCCATCTCAACATCGAAGCCCGCCTGACCCAGCTTGCGGGCGATGCCGGCAAGCGCCTGCACACCGGTCGCAGCCGCAACGATCAGGTGGCCACCGACATCCGCCTATGGCTGCGCGACAGCATCGACCAGAGCATCGCTCAACTCCGTGCGCTGCAGCGTGCGCTGGTGCAACTGGCCGCACAGCATGCCGACACCATCATGCCGGGCTTCACGCATCTGCAGGTGGCGCAGCCGGTGAGTTTCGGCCACCATCTGCTGGCTTATGTGGAAATGTTCGGTCGCGATGCTGAGCGCCTGCGCGACTGCCGTGCCCGAGTCAATCGCCTACCCTTGGGCGCTGCTGCCTTGGCCGGGACCACCTTTCCGATCGACCGCCCGCGCGTGGCCGAACTGCTGGGCTTTGACGGCGTGTGCCAGAACTCGCTCGACGCCGTAAGCGACCGCGACTTCGCCATCGAGTACAACGCTGCCTGCGCGCTGATCATGGTGCACATCAGCCGTTTCAGCGAAGAGCTGGTGCTTTGGATGAGCCCGGCCTTCGGCTTCATCGATCTGGCCGACCGCTTCTGCACCGGATCGAGCATCATGCCGCAGAAAAAAAACCCGGACGTGCCCGAACTCGCCCGCGGCAAGACCGGACGCGTCACTGGCCATTTGATGAGCCTGCTGATGCTGATGAAGGGCCAGCCCCTGGCCTACAACAAGGACAACCAGGAAGACAAGGAACCGCTGTTCGACACCGCCGACACGGTGATCGACACCCTGCGCATTTTCACCGACATGGTGGGCGGCATCCGCGTCAAGGCCGAGGCGATGGAGCGCACCGCGCTGCAGGGTTACTCCACCGCCACCGACCTGGCCGACTATCTGGTGAAAAAGGGGCTGCCCTTCCGCGACGCGCACGAGACGGTGGCAAAAGCCGTGCGCTTTGCGGTGGAGCGCGGCATCGGCCTGGAGGACATCAGCCTGAACGATCTGCGCAGTTTCTCGCCCCTCATCGGAGAAGACGCGCCCGAAGCGCTCAAGCTGCAGGGCTCACTCGCCGCGCGCGATCATCTGGGCGGCACCGCACCGAACCAGGTGCGTGCGCAGGTGGCGCGCTGGCAAGCCGCACTCGGCGACGCGTAA
- a CDS encoding c-type cytochrome encodes MALKTLAPAMMKKVLFLASLMLAASAHAQNVVGNAAEGAKLVATCQGCHNMGGGYRSSFPEIFAVPMINGQNAQYIVDALKEYKNGNRRFPTMRAIAASLTDQQMADIAAYYATAKGQPIK; translated from the coding sequence ATGGCTCTCAAGACTCTCGCGCCTGCAATGATGAAAAAAGTCCTCTTTCTCGCTTCCCTGATGCTCGCGGCGTCCGCCCACGCGCAGAACGTCGTTGGCAATGCCGCAGAAGGCGCCAAGCTCGTGGCCACCTGCCAGGGCTGCCACAACATGGGGGGCGGTTATCGCTCCTCCTTCCCTGAAATTTTTGCCGTGCCCATGATCAACGGGCAAAACGCGCAGTACATCGTCGATGCGCTGAAGGAATACAAAAACGGCAACCGCCGGTTTCCGACCATGCGCGCCATTGCCGCGTCGCTGACCGACCAGCAAATGGCCGACATTGCCGCCTACTACGCTACGGCCAAAGGCCAGCCCATCAAATAA
- the tsaB gene encoding tRNA (adenosine(37)-N6)-threonylcarbamoyltransferase complex dimerization subunit type 1 TsaB, whose translation MRVLALDTSTEALSVALSVDGHCRTFDEAGGPRASQRLLPLCAELLRTAGLQFADLDLIGMGAGPGAFTGLRTAASAAQGLAYALHLPVARVDTLMAQAETAFALLHSDGTVLPDPVQAEPGAVVLVANDARMGELYWELFRAQTSGWQSLHRPTVQRPEHAVLAWAEVLADLPEHLETGVLPRLLACGNAWSEHADALSAAFASHASDNPRLFALNRAVLRAVACTPSAAAVARLSLQQHAAGLTVSAALAQPIYVRDKVALTTAERELARAAL comes from the coding sequence ATGCGTGTTCTTGCCCTCGATACCAGCACCGAAGCCCTGAGCGTCGCGCTCAGCGTGGACGGCCACTGCCGCACCTTCGATGAAGCCGGCGGCCCGCGCGCCTCGCAGCGGCTGTTGCCTTTGTGCGCCGAGTTGCTGCGCACGGCCGGGCTGCAATTCGCCGATCTCGACCTGATCGGCATGGGCGCCGGACCGGGCGCGTTCACCGGGCTGCGCACGGCCGCTTCAGCGGCGCAGGGGCTGGCCTATGCCCTGCACCTTCCGGTGGCGCGCGTCGACACGCTCATGGCGCAGGCGGAAACCGCCTTCGCACTGCTGCACAGCGACGGCACGGTGTTGCCCGATCCGGTGCAAGCCGAGCCGGGCGCTGTGGTGCTCGTGGCGAACGATGCGCGCATGGGCGAGTTGTATTGGGAGCTGTTTCGCGCCCAGACATCGGGCTGGCAAAGTCTGCACCGGCCAACCGTGCAACGGCCTGAGCACGCGGTGCTGGCCTGGGCCGAGGTGCTGGCCGATCTGCCCGAACATCTGGAGACCGGCGTGCTGCCCCGCTTGCTGGCCTGCGGCAATGCCTGGAGCGAACATGCAGACGCCCTTTCCGCCGCCTTCGCCTCGCACGCCAGCGACAACCCGCGCCTGTTCGCCCTGAACCGCGCGGTACTGCGCGCCGTGGCCTGCACGCCGTCGGCCGCCGCCGTGGCCCGGCTGTCGCTGCAGCAACACGCCGCCGGGCTGACCGTGTCTGCGGCGCTGGCGCAACCTATTTATGTCCGCGACAAAGTGGCCTTGACCACGGCGGAGCGCGAACTGGCTCGCGCTGCCTTATGA
- the proC gene encoding pyrroline-5-carboxylate reductase encodes MNANLTCPAIHSVSLPITAFIGGGNMSSALIGGLLTSGAELANLRVVEPFAEQRARLQQRFPGAQILEAPNAALRNAQAVVWAVKPQQFAQAAADCRAHLGDALHVSIMAGVRCRAIERQTGAQRMVRTMPNTPALIGQGITGLFASAQASEADRALADALLAPAGRRVWVQREDLLDAVTAVSGSGPAYAFYLAEAMTRAGEELGLSGAQARELALATLAGAAALAQGSSEPLATLRANVTSKGGTTAAALGVFDAADMQTTIIRALHAADQRAKELGDALEAG; translated from the coding sequence ATGAATGCGAACCTGACTTGTCCTGCGATCCACTCCGTTTCCCTGCCCATCACCGCCTTCATCGGCGGCGGCAATATGAGCAGCGCCCTGATCGGCGGGCTGCTGACCTCGGGGGCGGAACTCGCCAACCTGCGCGTGGTCGAGCCCTTCGCCGAACAACGCGCGCGGTTGCAGCAACGTTTTCCCGGCGCGCAGATTCTGGAAGCGCCCAACGCCGCGTTGCGCAATGCGCAGGCCGTGGTCTGGGCGGTGAAGCCGCAGCAGTTCGCGCAGGCCGCGGCCGACTGCCGAGCGCATCTTGGCGACGCGCTGCACGTCAGCATCATGGCCGGGGTGCGCTGCCGTGCCATCGAGCGGCAGACCGGCGCGCAGCGCATGGTGCGCACCATGCCCAACACCCCGGCGCTCATCGGTCAGGGCATCACCGGACTGTTCGCCAGCGCGCAGGCCAGCGAGGCCGATCGCGCCCTGGCCGATGCCCTGCTGGCCCCGGCGGGTCGGCGGGTGTGGGTGCAGCGTGAAGACCTGCTCGACGCGGTCACCGCAGTGTCGGGATCGGGCCCGGCGTATGCGTTTTACCTGGCCGAAGCCATGACGCGCGCTGGCGAAGAACTCGGTTTGAGCGGCGCGCAGGCGCGCGAGTTGGCTCTAGCCACGCTGGCCGGGGCAGCCGCGTTGGCGCAGGGCAGCAGCGAGCCCTTGGCTACCTTGCGTGCCAACGTCACCAGCAAAGGCGGCACCACCGCAGCGGCGCTGGGCGTGTTCGATGCGGCCGATATGCAGACCACGATCATCCGCGCCTTGCACGCGGCCGATCAGCGCGCCAAGGAACTGGGCGACGCGCTGGAGGCGGGTTGA
- a CDS encoding sensor histidine kinase yields the protein MTAEPTPSTETAVRLDICGAGSLVRALVALNLLLALLVLLQWPQGEGRIGALLLLSWVEPAALLWLALMCMTQRLWRLRGATAVLVVAMALGAFSALGLNLLVQPLFDALAPRAAQQPWQAALAGAALALVFVHYLQLRARAFTPIDMQARLSELQSRIRPHFLFNTLNAASALVREQPERAETVLDDLAELFRASVGKPGTLVTLEQEMDLARRYLDIESVRFGERMRVQWQVDDTLLQIRIPALTLQPLVENAVRHGVERSSRRVQIDIDVARRLGQIEVTVRNDLPALSDTPPPRRHGTGTALRNIRQRLHLLYDIAAEVDQGEVVEDGLARWRARLRLPL from the coding sequence ATGACCGCTGAACCGACCCCTTCCACCGAAACCGCAGTGCGCCTCGACATCTGCGGCGCTGGCAGTCTGGTGCGCGCGCTCGTGGCGCTCAATCTGCTTTTGGCGCTGCTCGTGTTGCTGCAATGGCCGCAAGGGGAAGGCCGTATCGGCGCCTTGTTGCTGCTCTCTTGGGTGGAGCCCGCCGCGCTGCTCTGGCTGGCGCTGATGTGCATGACCCAGCGGTTGTGGCGGCTGCGGGGTGCGACTGCGGTGCTGGTCGTGGCCATGGCGCTGGGCGCCTTTTCGGCGCTGGGTTTGAATCTGCTGGTGCAGCCCTTGTTCGACGCACTTGCGCCGCGCGCTGCGCAGCAGCCCTGGCAGGCTGCGCTGGCGGGGGCGGCGCTGGCGCTGGTCTTCGTGCACTATCTGCAACTGCGCGCGCGGGCCTTCACGCCGATCGACATGCAGGCGCGGTTGAGCGAACTGCAGTCGCGCATCCGTCCGCACTTTCTGTTCAACACCCTCAACGCCGCCAGCGCCTTGGTGCGCGAACAGCCCGAGCGCGCCGAGACCGTACTCGATGATTTGGCCGAACTGTTCCGCGCCAGCGTGGGCAAGCCGGGCACGCTGGTCACGCTGGAGCAGGAAATGGATCTGGCACGGCGCTACCTCGACATCGAGTCGGTGCGTTTCGGCGAGCGTATGCGGGTGCAATGGCAGGTCGACGACACCCTGCTGCAAATCCGCATTCCGGCGCTGACCCTGCAGCCGCTGGTGGAGAACGCGGTGCGGCATGGCGTCGAGCGCAGCAGCCGCAGGGTGCAGATCGACATCGATGTGGCCCGGCGGCTGGGGCAGATCGAAGTCACCGTGCGCAACGACTTGCCCGCGCTGAGCGACACGCCCCCACCGCGCCGTCATGGCACCGGCACGGCGCTGCGCAACATTCGCCAGCGCCTGCATCTGCTGTACGACATTGCGGCCGAGGTCGATCAGGGTGAAGTCGTCGAGGACGGCCTGGCCCGCTGGCGGGCGCGGTTACGCTTACCGCTATGA
- a CDS encoding uracil-DNA glycosylase, which produces MTEPSPRLTPQTLQWTRALGLGPLFVRREVLREQQAQPAVEAAEFIATPAAAKPVAQPPKPNRPIPPPRPASSIPITDAARIEAIARMDWDELQAGAQACRACKLGSSRHQAVFGSGSTQARWMIIGEAPGAEEDRQGQPFVGAAGQLLDAMLQAIGLDRSADDPERAVYIANVLKCRPPGNRNPEPEEVAQCAPWLERQVALLQPQLILALGRFAAHSLLGSQAPISQLRGQVHEFAGVPVIVSYHPAYLLRNPADKARVWRDLCFARDLADAATTKEAAATRPE; this is translated from the coding sequence ATGACTGAGCCCAGCCCTCGCCTCACCCCGCAAACCCTGCAGTGGACGCGGGCACTCGGCCTCGGGCCGCTGTTCGTGCGGCGCGAAGTTCTGCGCGAGCAGCAAGCTCAGCCCGCTGTCGAAGCCGCAGAATTCATTGCAACGCCCGCCGCTGCAAAGCCGGTCGCGCAGCCGCCCAAGCCCAACCGCCCCATCCCGCCGCCACGACCTGCGTCCTCCATCCCCATCACGGATGCCGCGCGGATTGAAGCCATCGCCCGCATGGACTGGGACGAGCTGCAAGCCGGCGCTCAGGCCTGCCGCGCCTGCAAACTCGGCAGCAGCCGACACCAGGCCGTATTCGGCAGCGGCTCCACGCAAGCCCGTTGGATGATCATCGGCGAGGCGCCCGGCGCCGAAGAAGACCGCCAAGGCCAGCCCTTTGTCGGCGCCGCGGGGCAATTGCTCGACGCCATGCTGCAGGCCATCGGTCTGGACCGCAGCGCCGACGACCCCGAGCGCGCGGTTTACATCGCCAATGTGCTCAAGTGCCGTCCGCCGGGCAACCGCAACCCCGAGCCCGAAGAAGTGGCCCAATGCGCGCCCTGGCTCGAGCGCCAGGTGGCCCTGCTGCAGCCGCAGCTCATTCTCGCTTTGGGCCGGTTCGCGGCGCACAGCCTGCTCGGCAGCCAAGCGCCCATCAGCCAGTTGCGCGGGCAGGTGCACGAGTTTGCCGGCGTTCCCGTCATCGTGAGCTATCACCCGGCCTATCTGCTGCGCAACCCGGCCGATAAGGCCCGCGTCTGGCGCGACCTGTGCTTCGCCCGCGATCTTGCCGACGCTGCCACCACAAAAGAAGCCGCAGCAACTCGGCCCGAATAA
- a CDS encoding undecaprenyl-diphosphate phosphatase, whose amino-acid sequence MHLYLLAIAALQGVTELFPISSLGHSILIPALFHWPIDRTADWFLPFIVVLHLGTATALLIYFWRDWARLIGGWLRAGGKASNPDARLLWLIVAGTIPAGLLGLLLAHKIKALFGGFTFAAIALMLNGLLLLGGDALKHRRGLIALPELGWLRAFLIGLAQALALIPGFSRSGATLVAGLGLGLNYADSARFSFLLATPIIAAAGVLEVPKLMHAGVPHELLGTIAAAGVLAGVFAWLSTWFLMRWFTDHEMKALRPFGIYCLLLGAVALLVG is encoded by the coding sequence ATGCACCTCTACCTTCTGGCCATCGCCGCCCTTCAAGGCGTGACCGAGCTGTTTCCCATTTCCAGCCTGGGGCACAGCATTCTGATTCCGGCCCTGTTTCATTGGCCCATCGACCGCACGGCAGACTGGTTTCTGCCCTTCATCGTGGTGCTGCATCTGGGCACGGCCACCGCGCTGCTGATCTATTTCTGGCGCGACTGGGCGCGGCTGATCGGTGGCTGGCTGCGCGCTGGCGGCAAGGCGTCCAACCCCGACGCCCGTCTGCTCTGGCTGATCGTGGCGGGCACCATTCCAGCCGGGCTGCTCGGCCTGCTGCTGGCGCACAAGATCAAGGCGCTGTTCGGCGGCTTCACCTTCGCGGCGATTGCGCTGATGCTCAATGGCCTGCTGCTGCTGGGCGGCGATGCACTCAAGCATCGGCGCGGGCTGATCGCCCTGCCGGAACTGGGCTGGCTGCGCGCCTTCCTCATTGGTCTGGCGCAGGCGCTGGCCTTGATTCCGGGGTTTTCGCGCTCCGGGGCCACGCTGGTCGCGGGTCTGGGCCTGGGCTTGAACTATGCCGACTCGGCGCGGTTTTCGTTTTTGCTCGCCACGCCCATCATCGCGGCGGCGGGCGTGCTGGAAGTGCCCAAGCTGATGCACGCCGGCGTGCCGCATGAACTGCTAGGCACGATTGCAGCGGCCGGGGTGCTGGCCGGGGTGTTCGCCTGGCTGTCCACCTGGTTTTTGATGCGCTGGTTCACCGATCACGAAATGAAGGCGCTGCGCCCGTTCGGCATTTACTGCCTGCTGCTGGGCGCGGTGGCGTTACTTGTCGGATGA
- a CDS encoding LytR/AlgR family response regulator transcription factor produces MRSMPSAYRAVDYLTKPVRRERLAQAMGKAVLWLRAQGAEQQAPAAVETVYLTVQHHGALKRVPLADILYCRAEAKYTTLRTAEQQYLVDLSLTDLEQRYAEHLVRIHRSALVAAPAIRSLERPISPPEGIAPEPETGGTEADSGTWTLHLHGVPDTLPVSRRRVAAVQALLTASRPAAARQPPK; encoded by the coding sequence ATGCGCTCGATGCCTTCGGCGTATCGCGCCGTCGACTATCTGACCAAACCGGTGCGGCGCGAGCGACTAGCCCAGGCGATGGGCAAGGCCGTGCTGTGGCTGCGTGCCCAGGGTGCGGAGCAGCAGGCGCCGGCAGCGGTGGAAACGGTGTACCTGACGGTGCAGCATCACGGCGCGCTCAAGCGCGTGCCGCTGGCCGACATTCTGTATTGCCGCGCCGAGGCCAAATACACCACCCTACGCACCGCCGAGCAGCAGTATCTGGTGGACCTCTCATTGACCGATCTGGAGCAGCGCTACGCCGAGCATCTCGTGCGCATTCACCGTAGCGCGCTGGTCGCGGCGCCCGCCATTCGCAGCCTGGAGCGGCCGATCAGTCCGCCGGAGGGCATCGCACCTGAACCCGAGACCGGAGGTACAGAGGCTGACAGCGGCACCTGGACTTTGCATCTGCACGGCGTGCCCGACACCCTGCCCGTCAGTCGACGGCGCGTGGCCGCGGTGCAGGCGCTGTTGACCGCTTCCAGACCTGCCGCAGCGCGTCAGCCCCCCAAGTAG
- a CDS encoding c-type cytochrome: MKKIVLLAATALALAQMSQLANAADIKKGEELVNKGGCIACHGAGLDKPIAPNYPKLAGQYQSYLFHALQQYQAKHQTPLYGRNNAIMSGMVAQYNTQDLQDIAAYIASLKDDLYIRDEMH, encoded by the coding sequence ATGAAAAAAATCGTTCTGCTGGCAGCGACTGCCTTGGCCCTGGCTCAAATGTCCCAACTGGCCAACGCGGCCGACATCAAAAAGGGTGAAGAACTGGTGAACAAAGGCGGCTGCATTGCCTGCCACGGTGCTGGTCTCGACAAGCCCATTGCCCCCAACTATCCCAAACTGGCTGGTCAATACCAGAGCTATCTGTTCCACGCCCTGCAGCAATACCAGGCCAAGCACCAGACCCCGCTATACGGTCGCAACAACGCCATCATGAGCGGCATGGTCGCGCAGTACAACACGCAAGACCTGCAGGACATCGCGGCCTATATCGCCAGCCTGAAAGACGATCTCTACATCCGCGACGAAATGCACTGA